One region of Daphnia pulicaria isolate SC F1-1A chromosome 7, SC_F0-13Bv2, whole genome shotgun sequence genomic DNA includes:
- the LOC124350738 gene encoding uncharacterized protein LOC124350738 — protein sequence MPNYCCVPMCTSGYVRKGTVPEKVALFSTKDKKMQKLWMKYIPRKNYIFTDKSRVCSHHFADCDIDKGYFLTVAGQQVFQERKRWILKPCAIPKIFPNCPSHMTKVTCSQKKKIDTKSRDQPLHVATTVTDAKESVGEGAIPKIFPNCPSYMTKVTCSQHEAHEAQHMPLQETEKALYCMVDLGKLNILDWFERSMETLGVMVKESKFNPTICCNTHRKELVGKLVLEYLIIRNYLETKKWVKEFSQQSKSKSLRKQAKVIS from the exons atgCCGAATTATTGTTGTGTCCCGATGTGCACTTCTGGTTATGTAAGAAAGGGAACTGTCCCAGAAAAAGTTGCGTTGTTCTcgacaaaagacaaaaaaatgcaaaaacttTGGATGAAATATATccctagaaaaaattacatattCACTGACAAGTCGAGGGTTTGCTCCCATCATTTTGCAGATTGTGACATAGACAAAGGGTATTTCTTGACTGTTGCAGGACAACAAGTTTTCCAGGAACGGAAAAGATGGATACTGAAACCGTGTGCAATTCCTAAGATATTTCCTA ATTGCCCATCTCACATGACAAAAGTCACAtgcagccaaaaaaaaaaaattgataccAAGTCTAGAGATCAACCACTTCACGTAGCAACTACTGTGACAGATGCCAAGGAATCTGTTGGGGAAGGTGCAATTCCTAAGATATTTCCCA ATTGCCCATCTTACATGACAAAAGTCACATGCAGCCAACATGAAGCACATGAAGCTCAACATATGCCATTACAAGAAACTGAGAAGGCCCTT taTTGCATG GTTGACTTAGGGAAATTGAACATCCTGGACTGGTTTGAAAGATCGATGGAAACTCTGGGTGTGATGGTGAAGGAAAGTAAATTCAATCCCACCATTTGCTGCAACACACACCGGAAGGAACTTGTCGGAAAATTAGTTTTGGAGTATTTAATCATCAGAAATTACCTGGAAACTAAAAAGTGGGTTAAAGAATTCAGTCAACAATCAAAGTCAAAATCACTGCGTAAACAAGCTAAAGTGATCTCttag
- the LOC124350649 gene encoding mitochondrial inner membrane protein OXA1L-like: protein MMISQTTRLLLLPLRKQLTCTVRASAVVIPVKSYHTPAFSSIFISQSRVSKLIVKDFNVKFCSSRQLSLSSYSRNGAPLGGISSAAAVTTTSSSEFIDIPAPPVPTSTTLETLSDAVSSSSLAEPAFTEIGLGGMSPSGLIQSILEWLHIGVDLPWWGCIAIGVFTVRTLMFPLVIKAQRNAAKMTNNMPQLQVLQQKMTDARQAGNAMEAARMGYEIQSFMKEKGLNPLKNLMVPLIQAPVFMSFFFALKGMANAPVESMQYGGLFWFSDLTVCDPYYILPMLTSVTVWATMELGADSAKLSSQGFPLLIYFFRAIPFIMFPITMNFSGAILCYWLTTNVISLVQVGFLRLPKVRSYFDIDPIVVVQPVKGAGPKKGFVEGMKEAWNNQKITAELNDRQRLIDSNFRRAGTGPIQKTYSYNPTAAPKAQELVQKGFKQTKKSV, encoded by the exons ATGATGATTTCACAGACGACTcgactcctcctccttcctttACGGAAACAG CTTACTTGCACGGTTCGTGCATCAGCAGTAGTGATCCCAGTAAAATCGTATCACACTCCAGCGTTTTCATCTATTTTCATCAGCCAGAGCAGAGTATCAAAGCTTATCGTCAAAGATTTCAATGTGAAATTTTGTAGTTCAAGACAGCTGAGCCTTTCGTCTTATTCAAGGAATGGGGCACCACTGGGTGGAATTTCATCTGCAGCTGCAGTAACAACCACCAGCTCTTCA gAATTCATTGATATACCTGCTCCTCCAGtgccaacatcaacaacattaGAGACACTGTCAGATGCAGTTTCCTCAAGTAGTTTAGCAGAGCCCGCTTTTACAGAAATCGGGTTGGGAGGAATGTCCCCAAGTGGTCTGATCCAGAGTATTTTGGAATGGTTACATATTGGTGTGGACCTCCCTTGGTGGGGTTGCATTGCCATAG GAGTCTTTACTGTCCGTACACTCATGTTTCCCCTGGTAATTAAAGCCCAGAGAAATGCAGCCAAAATGACAAACAACATGCCACAACTGCAAGTCCTTCAGCAAAAAATGACTGATGCCAGACAGGCAGGAAATGCCATGGAAG CTGCACGGATGGGTTATGAGATCCAAAGTTTTATGAAAGAGAAAGGACTCAATCCCTTAAAAAATCTAATGGTGCCTCTTATTCAG gcACCAGTATTTAtgagttttttctttgccttAAAAGGCATGGCCAATGCTCCAGTAGAGAGCATGCAGTACGGAGgattgttttggttttcagATCTTACAGTCTGTGATCCTTATTACATACTCCCTATGCTAACAAGCGTTACAGTGTGGGCTACAATGGAG TTGGGAGCGGATTCCGCCAAACTCTCGTCTCAAGGCTTTCCCCtgttaatttatttcttccgAGCCATCCCATTCATTATGTTCCCCATCACGATGAATTTCTCTGGA GCTATTCTGTGCTATTGGTTGACCACTAATGTCATTTCACTCGTTCAAGTCGGTTTCCTTCGCCTTCCCAAAGTCCGGAGCTATTTCGATATCGATCCGATAGTTGTTGTTCAGCCAGTTAAAGGGGCCGGACCCAAAAAAGGATTCGTGGAGGGAATGAAAGAAG cTTGGAATAATCAGAAAATCACCGCTGAACTTAACGATCGCCAGCGTcttattgattcaaatttcagACGTGCGGGTACTGGTCCAATTCAGAAAACTTATTCCtacaatccaacagcagcaccGAAAGCACAGGAACTAGTCCAGAAAGGTTTCAAACAAACGAAGAAATCCGTGTAG